In Kwoniella pini CBS 10737 chromosome 5, complete sequence, the following are encoded in one genomic region:
- a CDS encoding methionine-tRNA ligase — protein MRRHIPRIFAPCRPRVITAARPPLIFSLQPYSTASSEASSSRIPSLFTPVDDLSISKPFYITTPIFYVNAAPHIGHLHSLLLADVLARFSRLRHPERKVIFATGTDEHGMKIQQAAKARGIDEQAFCDDVSERFRDLAKLANSSNTDFIRTTEGRHQLAVEHFWGKLVERGDIYKGTHSGWYSISDESFYAASQVVKRESDGVMIALESGNEVIWEEETNWKFKLSSYKDFLREWLSKPESVHPPSVRQHLLSQISNLEDLSVSRPKSRVKWGIPVPNDPEQSIYVWVDALINYLTVTGYPKETSGWPADVHVVGKDITKFHAIHWPALLTSASLSPPQRVIAHAHWTMGKSKMSKSKGNVVDPIQSMRDWSVDGVRWYLMRIGGSLTDDADYAPDQVEVHYRILADQFGNLLSRISGNKMLKKANRELDFSSPNSEDRDTDLDSLLSNLKGEFENKMENYNISGACASVMEVIAAANKLFTNLAPWSAEDGTKAIIYAYHTLRISSILLQPIIPTKSNEALDRLGIPPDQRTWKDANWSSRNVLLSTKEIVDRLRSGSKEWKGKGHLFPLPERGKSNLSE, from the exons ATGCGCCGGCATATACCCCGTATTTTCGCGCCATGTCGTCCTCGTGTCATCACAGCAGCTCGCCCACCTCTGATTTTTAGTCTTCAGCCATACTCTACTGCGTCTTCAGAAGCCTCATCATCCCGAATACCATCATTGTTTACTCCAGTCGACGAcctatcaatttcaaaaccTTTTTACATCACAACGCCTATCTTTTATGTGAATGCCG CTCCTCATATAGGCCATCTCCACTCTTTACTACTGGCAGATGTCCTAGCTAGATTCTCTCGATTACGCCATCCTGAAAGGAAAGTCATTTTCGCAACAGGCACTGATGAACATGGAATGAAGATACAACAGGCTGCCAAAGCCAGAGGAATAGACGAGCAGGCATTTTGTGATGATGTCTCCGAGAGATTTAGA GATCTAGCTAAATTGGCGAATTCATCGAATACTGATTTTATAAGGACAACGGAAGGACGACATCAATTAGCTGTCGAGCATTTTTGG GGAAAATTGGTCGAACGCGGCGATATATATAAGGGAACACATTCAGGATGGTATTCCATATCGGATGAATCGTTCTATGCGGCATCTCAAGTCGTTAAGCGAGAATCAGACGGAGTGATGATAGCATTGGAAAGTGGGAACGAGGTCAtatgggaagaagaaacaaattggaaattcaaGTTATCCTCGTATAAGGATTTCTTGAGGGAATGGTTATCCAAGCCTGAAT CTGTACATCCTCCTTCAGTCAGACAACATCTGTTATCGCAAATATCCAATCTTGAGGATCTATCTGTATCGCGGCCCAAATCAAGAGTAAAATGGGGTATACCTGTTCCAAATGATCCAGAACAATCTATATATGTTTGGGTAGAtgctttgatcaattatctAACCGTTACTGGATATCCAAAGGAGACTTCAGGCTGGCCTGCAGATGTGCATGTAGTAGGCAAAGACATAACCAA ATTTCACGCAATTCACTGGCCTGCTCTTCTTACTTCTGCTTCTTTGTCTCCACCACAACGAGTGATTGCTCATGCACACTGGACAAtgggaaaatcaaaaatgtCAAAATCTAAAGGAAACGTCGTGGATCCTATACAATCCATGAGAGATTGGAGTGTTGACGGTGTGAGGTGGTATCTTATGAGAATTGGAGGTAGTCTTACTGATGATGCAG ACTATGCACCAGATCAAGTAGAAGTGCATTATAGGATTTTGGCAGACCAATTTGGTAATCTACTATCACGTATATCGGGTAACAAAATGTTGAAAAAAGCAAATAGGGAATTAGATTTTTCATCGCCTAACTCTGAAGATAGAGATACAGATTTAGATAGTCTGTTGAGTAATctaaaaggtgaatttgagaaTAAGATGGAGAATTATAATATCAGTGGAGCATGTGCGAGTGTGATGGAAGTAATTGCGGCG GCGAATAAGCTATTCACTAATTTGGCACCATGGTCTGCGGAAGACGGAACGAAAGCTATAATTTACGCATATCATACACTTCGAATATCTTCCATTTTACTTCAACCTATAATACCAACTAAATCCAATGAAGCTTTAGATCGGCTTGGTATCCCTCCCGATCAAAGAACATGGAAAGACGCGAATTGGTCGTCAAGAAACGTGCTTCTGAGTACCAAGGAAATTGTCGATAGGTTGAGATCAGGTAGTAAGGAATGGAAAGGAAAGGGACATCTTTTCCCCTTACCTGAAAGGGGGAAATCGAATCTTTCGGAATGA
- a CDS encoding prohibitin-2, translating to MNRSGGEAFAKLAQQLNRARLQASGGGRGGSGGSGGQFPGSPKGFLAGGGAIAVLLAGGIAVNYSIFNVDGGHRAIKYSRVQGIKPDIYPEGTHLVLPWLESPIIYDVRAKPRNIASLTGTKDLQMVNITCRVLSRPSVNDLPTIYRELGTDYDERVLPSIVNEVLKSVVAQFNASQLITQREMVSRLVRENLTRRARRFNLILDDVSITHVAFSPEFTHAVEAKQVAQQIAQRAAFLVDQAIQEKQSIIVRAQGEARSAELIGEAVRTNKGFLQLRRLEAAREIAGTLAQSGNKVMLDAKSLLLNVADEDVINSSSFSSKK from the exons ATGAACAGATCAGGTGGTGAAGCATTTGCAAAGTTAGCTCAACAACTCAACCGAGCACGGCTACAAGCTAGCGGCGGCGGAAGAGGTGGTTCAGGAGGAAGCGGTGGACAGTTCCCAGGTAGTCCAAAAGGATTTTTAGCTGGTGGTGGAGCTATCGCTGTATTACTTGCCGGTGGTATAGCTGTCAACTACAGTATATTCAATG TCGATGGTGGTCATCGAGCAATCAAGTATTCAAGAGTACAAGGTATCAAACCTGATATCTATCCAGAAGGTACCCACTTGGTC TTACCATGGTTGGAATCACCCATCATATATGATGTTAGGGCCAAGCCAAGAAACATTGCTTCCTTGACTGGTACCAAGGATCTACAAATG GTTAATATCACCTGTAGAGTCTTGTCACGACCTTCGGTTAACGATTTGCCAACTAT CTACCGAGAGCTCGGAACAGATTACGACGAGCGAGTTCTTCCATCGATAGTGAACGAAGTGCTTAAATCGGTAGTTGCTCAATTCAACGCATCGCAATTGATCACTCAAAGAGAAATGGTGTCTCGATTGGTTAGAGAAAACTTGACGAGGAGAGCAAGGagattcaacttgatcttgGATGATGTTTCAATCACGCACGTTGCTTTCTCACCTGAATTTACACATGCAGTAGAAGCCAAACAAGTAGCTCAACAAATTGCTCAAAGAGCAGCATTCTTGGTAGATCAAGCTATACAGGAGAAACAATCTATTATAGTTAGAGCTCAAGGTGAAGCTAGATCTGCTGAATTAATTGGTGAAGCCGTAAGAACAAACAAAGGTTTCTTGCAACTTAGAAGATTGGAAGCTGCTCGTGAAATTGCCGGAACTCTCGCTCAAAGTGGTAATAAGGTCATGTTAGATGCTAAGAGTCTGTTGTTGAATG TTGccgatgaagatgttatCAACTCTTCTTCGTTTTCGTCGAAAAAATAG